One Bacillus sp. (in: firmicutes) genomic window carries:
- a CDS encoding CoA-binding protein translates to MSIQNPSREEIGQILKKAKRIAVVGLSDNPERTSYMIAKAMQEAGYEIIPVNPNVDTVLGVKAVPSLKDIEGHVDIVNIFRRSEFLPQIAEEFEQIDADVFWAQLGVVHEETFHRLKAKGYTVIMDRCIKVEHALTK, encoded by the coding sequence ATGTCTATCCAAAATCCTAGTCGTGAAGAAATCGGTCAAATCTTAAAAAAAGCGAAACGAATCGCTGTCGTTGGATTAAGCGATAATCCTGAACGTACTTCGTATATGATTGCCAAAGCTATGCAAGAGGCAGGATATGAAATTATTCCGGTGAATCCAAACGTAGATACCGTTCTTGGTGTCAAAGCCGTTCCTTCCTTAAAAGATATTGAAGGACATGTGGATATCGTTAACATTTTTCGGCGTTCCGAATTTTTACCTCAAATCGCTGAGGAATTTGAACAGATTGACGCAGATGTGTTTTGGGCGCAGCTTGGGGTCGTGCATGAGGAAACGTTTCATCGGTTAAAGGCAAAAGGGTACACGGTCATCATGGATCGGTGCATTAAAGTTGAACATGCGCTAACCAAATAA
- a CDS encoding purine/pyrimidine permease — translation MGRTMISAIQWMAFMLASSIVAPIAVSELYGLSPGETATFIQRTMFLLGVAGILQGIIGHRLPINEGPAGIWWGVFAVYASFIGTVYDSATTTLQALQGALIVSGIVFILFSVLGWMERLKKWFTPTVTFVYLMLLILQLSGSFMNGMLGITTTGKMSWTVSIGSMTIVLLTFYFAQHSIFWIRQFSILFSLVIGWLLFVWLGEAPAIPSTEQASIRLPEIFVFGPPLFDIGSIVTAIFVTLLLATNMMASIRVMEEVVPLTSKNSQRDRQAGWTAGINQMIGGFLSAIGPVPISGAAGFVSTTNVQQLRPFILGCGLLVFVSMVPFVMNVLSAIPSPVGYAVTFVIFTKMIGLAFHELKKEANQDRALFIIGVSLLAGVGVMFVPAEAFRDMPVLFPAFLNNGLIFGTVLAMLMEQTPRLKRLFHRKSYEKKEISEK, via the coding sequence ATGGGACGAACGATGATTTCCGCTATCCAATGGATGGCGTTTATGTTAGCCAGTTCGATTGTTGCTCCGATTGCTGTAAGTGAACTGTATGGTTTGTCGCCTGGGGAAACAGCGACCTTTATTCAACGGACGATGTTTTTGTTAGGAGTAGCCGGTATACTTCAAGGAATAATAGGGCATCGATTACCAATCAATGAAGGACCAGCTGGGATTTGGTGGGGAGTTTTTGCGGTCTATGCTTCATTTATCGGGACGGTATATGATTCTGCAACCACGACGTTACAAGCTCTTCAAGGTGCGTTAATTGTAAGTGGGATCGTATTCATTTTGTTTAGTGTCCTTGGTTGGATGGAACGACTAAAAAAATGGTTTACACCGACCGTCACTTTTGTGTATTTGATGTTGTTAATTCTTCAGTTAAGCGGTTCCTTTATGAACGGTATGTTGGGAATCACAACGACAGGCAAAATGAGTTGGACCGTGTCTATTGGGAGTATGACTATTGTCTTATTAACCTTTTATTTCGCACAACACTCCATTTTTTGGATTCGCCAGTTTTCTATTCTATTCAGTTTAGTGATTGGTTGGTTGTTATTTGTTTGGTTAGGGGAAGCTCCAGCAATTCCTTCTACTGAACAAGCTAGCATACGATTACCGGAAATATTTGTGTTTGGCCCTCCGCTGTTTGACATTGGCTCTATTGTCACAGCCATTTTTGTTACGCTTCTGTTAGCGACCAATATGATGGCATCTATTCGGGTCATGGAAGAAGTGGTTCCTTTAACAAGTAAGAACAGTCAACGAGACCGACAAGCAGGATGGACTGCGGGTATCAATCAAATGATTGGTGGCTTTTTGTCAGCGATTGGCCCAGTACCAATATCCGGAGCTGCAGGCTTTGTTTCCACCACAAACGTACAACAATTACGTCCATTTATTTTAGGATGTGGGTTACTCGTTTTCGTAAGTATGGTTCCGTTCGTCATGAATGTGTTAAGTGCAATACCATCCCCTGTCGGCTATGCCGTTACGTTCGTCATTTTTACAAAAATGATCGGATTAGCCTTTCATGAATTAAAAAAAGAGGCAAATCAAGATCGAGCCTTATTCATTATCGGTGTCTCACTTCTTGCTGGTGTAGGAGTTATGTTTGTGCCTGCCGAGGCATTCCGTGATATGCCCGTCTTGTTTCCGGCCTTTTTGAACAATGGGTTGATTTTTGGAACAGTTCTCGCTATGTTAATGGAACAAACTCCACGATTGAAGCGATTGTTTCATCGAAAATCGTATGAAAAGAAGGAGATTAGTGAAAAATAG